The genomic segment CCGGCGTTACCGGCATCGCCAACCGCAACTTCGCCATGGACCGGCTGATCACCCTGCAGCTGCTCTCGATCACCGTGCCGTTCGGCGCGGGCCTGCTGCTCAAGGGCGACATCTACCACGCCACCATCGCGGTGCTGCTGATCCTGTTCATGGCCGGCATCCGCCGCATGGCCAGCAATCTGCGCGAAATCCTGCTCGGGGCCGTGCACGGGCGCATGGAGGCCAACCGGCTGGCGCTCGAGCTCGACACCGCCTTGACCACCATGCCGCACGGCCTGTGCATGCTCGACGACGCCGGGCGCGTCGCCGTGGTCAACCGCCGGGCCCGCGAGCTCTTTCCCGGCCTCTCGCCCGAGCGCAGCGTCGGGCGCTATCTCTCCCAGGTCATTTCCCAGTCGCGCCGCGACGGGCTCATCTCCCCGGCCCTCGGCCGCCAGCTCATGCGCGCCGTCGCCGCCGGCATGGGGCATCGAAAAATGGTGGTAACGCTACCACCTCAATTGCGCTGCGAAATCACCATTACCTCGGGCCAGGGCCACACGGTGATCATGTTCGAGGACATCACCGAGCGCGTGCGCGCCAACGAGCGCATCAACTACATGGCGCGCTTCGATGGCCTGACGAGCCTGCCCAACCGCCATTACTTCTCCGAGGAAGTCGAGGCGAGCCTGATCCGCAAGCGCCGCGGGCGCTCGCGCGAAAACGTCATGCTCATGATGATCGACCTCGACGACTTCAAGCACGTCAACGACACCTTCGGCCATCCCGTGGGCGATGCCCTGCTGGTCGAGGCCGCCCGCCGCATCCGCTCGGTGCTCGACACCAGCGCCGTGGCCGCCCGCTTCGGCGGCGATGAATTCATCGTCTACCGCCCCACGGGGGTCACGCGCCGCTCGGTCGAGCGCGACGCCACCGCCGTCCTCGAAGTACTCAGCCAGCCCTTCTTCATCATGGACCAAGTGCTCAAGGCCCATGCCTCGATCGGCATCGTGGTGGCCAAGCCCATCGAGGACCTGGCGACCCTGCTCACCCGCGCCGACCTGGCCCTCTATGGCGCCAAGGGGAGCGGCAAGGCGCAATGGGCCCTGTTCCACGACGTGATGGACATCGACTACCGCCAGCGCCAGCGCCTCAAGAGCGACCTGCGCGAGGCCCTCGACAAGAACGAGCTCTTCCTCGTCTACCAGCCCATCGTTGACATCCGCGACCACCGCATCATCGGCTGCGAGGCCCTGGCGCGCTGGAACCACCCCGAACTCGGCCGCATCCCGCCATCGGTCTTCGTGCCCATCGCCGAGGAGATCGGCGCCATCTCGGACCTGACCCGGTTCGTGCTGACGACGGCCGCGCGCGAATGCGCCCTCTGGCCGAGCCCGCTCAAGGTGGCGGTGAACCTGTCGGCCACCGATTTCCGCACCACCGACGTCGCCGAAATGGTGCGCCAGAGCCTGGTCAAGACCGGGCTGCCGGCCAACCGGCTCGAAGTGGAAATCACCGAATCCACCCTCATCGAGGAAAAGCAGGCCGTCTCCAAGGCGCTCACGCTCCTGCGCGAACAGGGCGTCGGCGTGGCGCTCGACGATTTCGGCACCGGCTACTCGAGCCTTTCCTACCTGCACGCCCTGCCCTTCACCAAGCTCAAGATCGATCGCTCGTTCGTGGCCGACATCACCACCAGCGACCGCTCGCTCAAGCTGCTCTCCAACATCGCCAAGCTGAGCAAGGATCTCGACCTGACGGTGACCGTGGAGGGCATCGAGACCGAAGCCCAGCTCGCCGCCATCTCGCGCGCCGGCGATATCGACCAGGTCCAGGGGTTCCTCTTCGGCGTGCCGCTGCCGCGGCGCGAGATCGCCGAACTGGTCGAACGCGTCGCCTATGCCCCCGGCGATGCCTTCAAGATGCGCGCCGGAAAAGCCCTGCGCCACTAACGGCTTCCCGCCGACATTAACCATAAATTAAGAAAACCCCGCCAAGCGACTGTCGCATAGTTAAAATTTAACTCAAATTGCGACTATCACTTAGTGGGTGTGATCATGAGTTCCAACGACGCAGTGCCGCCGGTGGAGCCGCAATCGCGGTTCGCCGGAACGCTCCTGGACGTCCTCGATAAGGTCGAGTACGCCCGCATTCAACCCGAGGACGTGAACGACCCGGTCTACAAGTTGCGCTACGAGGCGTACCGGCGCGAGAACTTCCTGCCCTACAATTCCGAGGAGGTCTACACCGACCCCCTCGACCTTTCGCCCAACGCCTATACGTTCGGCGTCTTCATCGAAGGCCGCCTGGTTTCCTCGATCCGCATCCACCACATCACGCCCGATTGCCGGATCTCGCCGAGCCTGGGCGTCTACGAGGATATCCTGGGGCCCATGCTCGACCAGGGCATGACCTTTACCGACCCCACGCGCTTCACCGCCGACCACGAGGCCTCGCTCGCCTACCCGGCCCTGCCCTACCTGACGCTGCGCCTGGGCCTGATGGCCTCCGAGCATTTTTCGGTCGACTATTGCCTGCAGTCGGTGCGGCCCGAGCATGCGCCCTTCTACCGGCGCATCTTCCTGTCCCAGCCCATGGGGCCGGAGCGGACCTATGGCCAGCTGAGCTTTCCGATCGTGATGGTGGGCAGCCACGTGCCCGAGACGCTGCCGCGCATCCTGCGGCGCTTCCCGTTCTTCCTCTCGACGCGCGAGGAGCGCGAGGCGCTGTTCGCCGGGCCCGGCCGCGTCAGCTTCGGCCACAAGGTGGCGGCGACCGCCAAGCTCGAGCAGAAATTGCGGCGAGAGCAGGCCCTCGCCGCCGAATAGGCCCGGTCAGGCCTCGGGAACCCAGACCACCATCGAGTGGGTGCCCCGGTTGGCCCAGAGGTAATAGGGCAAGGCGGTGAGCGTCGCCCGCTCCTCGCGCGGCGGATCGGTGCGGTAGAGCGTCTCGTTCCAGCCGTGATTGTCGATGGCCACGGCATCGGCCGAAATGGTCACCACCGGCAGGCCCGAGAAGAGATCGGAGCGCGTCTGCGCCTTGAGCTCGGATTGCCGCGGCAGCTTGAAGCGCTGCACCGGCCCGCCCGGATTGTCGGCCCCCTCCAGGCAATAGACCAGCGGCCCGCGCTTGAGGCTGACGCGGCCGATATCCATCTTGACCGCCGGATTGGCATAGAGCCGCTCGGCGACCATCGGCAGGTCGAGTTCGATGACGTCGCCCCTGGTCCAGGTGCGGTTGATGGTGACGTAGCCGTTGACCGGCGTGAGCGTCAGCGCCTCGCCATTGACCTTGAGCGAGAACGAGCTGGCCCAGCCCGGAATGTGCAGCTTGACGTCGAACGCCCTGGGGCTCTCGGGGGAGACCTCGATTCGGACGTCGCCCGACCACGGATAGTTCGAGATTTCCCTCAGCGCCACCTCGGTGCCCGCCACCCCGACGC from the Youhaiella tibetensis genome contains:
- a CDS encoding putative bifunctional diguanylate cyclase/phosphodiesterase is translated as MIARFRNLIMFYSARRKLPAVDYVSIVRSLYADPRSMAYGMICSAIAAGVSAYGASSPLLYAMAAMFFIVCVLRVLDMQAFARTTLASDDADAAAVWEVRMTIGAVVTAALHGLWCFVSLWVNDGGFAAFAAAVVTMAGVTGIANRNFAMDRLITLQLLSITVPFGAGLLLKGDIYHATIAVLLILFMAGIRRMASNLREILLGAVHGRMEANRLALELDTALTTMPHGLCMLDDAGRVAVVNRRARELFPGLSPERSVGRYLSQVISQSRRDGLISPALGRQLMRAVAAGMGHRKMVVTLPPQLRCEITITSGQGHTVIMFEDITERVRANERINYMARFDGLTSLPNRHYFSEEVEASLIRKRRGRSRENVMLMMIDLDDFKHVNDTFGHPVGDALLVEAARRIRSVLDTSAVAARFGGDEFIVYRPTGVTRRSVERDATAVLEVLSQPFFIMDQVLKAHASIGIVVAKPIEDLATLLTRADLALYGAKGSGKAQWALFHDVMDIDYRQRQRLKSDLREALDKNELFLVYQPIVDIRDHRIIGCEALARWNHPELGRIPPSVFVPIAEEIGAISDLTRFVLTTAARECALWPSPLKVAVNLSATDFRTTDVAEMVRQSLVKTGLPANRLEVEITESTLIEEKQAVSKALTLLREQGVGVALDDFGTGYSSLSYLHALPFTKLKIDRSFVADITTSDRSLKLLSNIAKLSKDLDLTVTVEGIETEAQLAAISRAGDIDQVQGFLFGVPLPRREIAELVERVAYAPGDAFKMRAGKALRH
- a CDS encoding N-acyl amino acid synthase FeeM domain-containing protein; amino-acid sequence: MSSNDAVPPVEPQSRFAGTLLDVLDKVEYARIQPEDVNDPVYKLRYEAYRRENFLPYNSEEVYTDPLDLSPNAYTFGVFIEGRLVSSIRIHHITPDCRISPSLGVYEDILGPMLDQGMTFTDPTRFTADHEASLAYPALPYLTLRLGLMASEHFSVDYCLQSVRPEHAPFYRRIFLSQPMGPERTYGQLSFPIVMVGSHVPETLPRILRRFPFFLSTREEREALFAGPGRVSFGHKVAATAKLEQKLRREQALAAE